A window of the Cellvibrio sp. pealriver genome harbors these coding sequences:
- the hisF gene encoding imidazole glycerol phosphate synthase subunit HisF, translating into MALAKRIIPCLDVDNGRVVKGVNFVGIRDAGDPVEIAKRYNDDGADEITFLDITATHEGRDTTVHTVEKIASEVFIPLTVGGGIRTVDDIRTMLNAGADKVGINSAAIYNPDFVKAASDRFGAQCIVVAIDAKKVSGPGEAPRWEIFTHGGRKPTGINAVEWAIKMAEFGAGEILLTSMDGDGTKKGYDLAVTRAISDAVPIPVIASGGVGNLQHLCDGVTQGRADAVLAASIFHFREYTVPQAKEFMRAQGIEVRL; encoded by the coding sequence ATGGCACTCGCAAAACGCATTATCCCCTGTCTTGATGTTGATAACGGCCGTGTGGTGAAAGGGGTAAATTTCGTCGGTATCCGCGATGCGGGTGATCCGGTGGAAATCGCCAAGCGCTATAACGATGACGGCGCGGATGAGATTACCTTTCTCGATATCACCGCGACCCACGAAGGGCGTGACACGACTGTGCATACAGTGGAGAAGATAGCCAGCGAGGTGTTTATCCCGCTCACGGTAGGCGGAGGTATCCGCACGGTGGATGACATCCGCACTATGCTGAATGCGGGAGCCGACAAAGTGGGTATCAATTCAGCAGCGATTTATAACCCGGATTTTGTAAAGGCAGCGTCTGATCGCTTTGGTGCGCAATGCATTGTTGTTGCCATTGATGCAAAAAAAGTAAGTGGTCCGGGCGAAGCACCGCGCTGGGAAATTTTTACGCACGGCGGGCGCAAGCCAACCGGTATCAATGCGGTGGAGTGGGCAATCAAAATGGCCGAATTTGGTGCGGGCGAAATCCTGCTCACCAGTATGGATGGCGATGGTACTAAAAAAGGCTATGACCTGGCGGTGACCCGTGCTATCAGCGATGCGGTGCCGATTCCCGTGATCGCCTCCGGTGGCGTAGGCAACTTGCAGCATCTGTGTGATGGTGTGACGCAGGGGCGTGCGGATGCGGTATTGGCCGCGAGCATTTTCCATTTCCGCGAATACACGGTGCCTCAAGCTAAAGAGTTTATGCGCGCCCAAGGTATCGAAGTGCGTTTATAG
- a CDS encoding sensor histidine kinase — MTNDRYLLTLAGVITWGAVAYIEFQRLLESVYAVPGIAGYLVFLYLFVSVTYTANIQLHYRRHQIFLLLQLAIALLLLLVQRSDVAPVLLVIWAAQLADYFSRRQAILWVLLSNLVFFFIMTWVWHYTNQVISALTFLGFQIFALATAFARVSERHAREELEQANQQLLATRIILAQSSKQEERLRIARDLHDILGHQLTALNLQLEILQHKVAQPLQASVMDTKQLAKQLLDNIRAVVRDQRTATAVDFHQAVQALAEHLPELELEINGHLQLESAQIAEQLLLCIQEGISNAVRHGKAKKIQLAFEQKQQQNQQHIVIQLDDNGHGCALINPGNGLKGMQERLHPFAGKVELIPLKKGCRLAITMELHNA; from the coding sequence ATGACCAATGACCGATACCTACTCACACTGGCGGGCGTGATCACCTGGGGCGCAGTCGCCTACATTGAATTCCAACGGCTACTGGAATCGGTTTATGCCGTGCCCGGCATTGCTGGCTATCTGGTTTTTTTATATTTATTTGTCAGCGTTACTTACACAGCAAACATCCAACTCCATTATCGGCGGCACCAGATTTTTTTATTATTGCAGCTGGCCATCGCACTCTTGTTATTGCTTGTGCAGCGCAGCGATGTAGCGCCCGTACTCCTCGTGATTTGGGCTGCGCAACTGGCCGATTATTTTTCACGTCGCCAGGCCATTTTATGGGTGTTGCTGAGTAACCTTGTGTTCTTTTTTATAATGACCTGGGTGTGGCATTACACCAATCAAGTAATCAGTGCACTCACGTTCCTTGGCTTCCAGATATTTGCACTCGCCACTGCATTTGCACGTGTCAGCGAACGCCATGCGCGTGAAGAGCTGGAGCAGGCCAACCAACAATTGCTAGCGACGCGTATTATTCTGGCGCAATCCAGTAAGCAGGAGGAACGTTTGCGCATCGCGCGCGACCTGCACGATATTCTCGGCCACCAACTCACTGCACTCAATTTGCAGTTGGAAATTCTGCAACACAAAGTAGCGCAACCACTGCAAGCGTCGGTGATGGATACCAAACAACTCGCCAAACAGTTGCTCGACAATATCCGCGCGGTCGTGCGCGACCAACGCACCGCTACCGCAGTGGATTTTCATCAGGCAGTGCAGGCACTGGCAGAACATCTCCCGGAATTGGAGCTGGAAATCAATGGCCATTTGCAATTGGAATCTGCGCAAATCGCCGAGCAATTATTGCTCTGTATCCAGGAGGGTATCAGTAATGCGGTGCGTCACGGCAAAGCCAAAAAAATCCAACTCGCGTTTGAGCAGAAACAACAACAAAACCAACAACACATTGTTATTCAGCTCGATGATAACGGCCATGGCTGCGCGCTGATTAATCCCGGCAATGGACTCAAAGGCATGCAAGAACGTCTTCATCCTTTTGCTGGCAAGGTTGAATTAATACCGTTGAAGAAAGGTTGTCGGTTAGCGATAACAATGGAGTTACACAATGCTTAA
- a CDS encoding dicarboxylate/amino acid:cation symporter: MSLTNKILLGMLLGVLVGVIFNLLLGVDDPQTVPTTSYGQWIQTVLINGVLDTIGQIFVASLKLLVVPLVFVSLVCGAASLGGHNRMGALATKTLLLYLMTTAMAIALAMGVAVFIQPGAAVDMALSSTYTAPPAPSIKQTFLDIFPSNPVQAMAEGNMLQVIVFSILFGIAISRTGGEIGSNMKTFFEHLNEVVLKMMLLLMQLAPYGVFCLLAKLFANIGFAAITDLAKYFFTVLFVLLLHGFVVYGLLLKILSGLSPIIFFKKMWKVAVFAFSTASSNATLPVTMRTVEHDLGVDNKVSSFSVPLGATINMDGTAIMQGVATVFIAQVYNIDIGVSGYLMVILTATLASIGTAGVPSVGLVMLAMVLQSVGLPVEGIALIIGVDRLLDMVRTAVNVTGDATVSVIVAKSENMVDKTRYDDMKLNAEIDPV; the protein is encoded by the coding sequence ATGTCGCTGACCAATAAAATTTTACTCGGCATGCTGTTGGGTGTCCTGGTTGGGGTCATCTTCAATCTCTTGCTTGGTGTAGATGATCCCCAGACAGTGCCAACGACCAGCTATGGGCAGTGGATACAAACGGTACTGATCAATGGCGTACTCGATACGATTGGGCAGATTTTTGTAGCGTCGCTCAAATTGTTGGTGGTACCGCTCGTATTTGTTTCATTGGTGTGTGGCGCAGCTTCACTCGGTGGACATAACCGCATGGGGGCGTTGGCTACCAAAACCCTGTTGTTGTATTTGATGACTACCGCGATGGCGATTGCACTGGCGATGGGGGTGGCAGTATTTATCCAGCCAGGTGCTGCGGTTGATATGGCATTGTCCAGCACATATACCGCGCCACCTGCGCCATCCATCAAGCAAACGTTTCTCGATATATTTCCCAGCAATCCGGTTCAGGCAATGGCCGAAGGCAATATGCTGCAGGTGATTGTCTTTTCGATTTTGTTTGGTATCGCGATTTCGCGTACAGGCGGCGAAATTGGCAGCAATATGAAAACGTTTTTTGAGCACTTGAATGAAGTGGTGCTCAAAATGATGCTGTTGCTGATGCAATTGGCACCCTACGGTGTTTTCTGTTTGCTCGCAAAATTATTTGCCAACATCGGTTTTGCAGCGATCACCGATTTGGCGAAATATTTTTTCACGGTGTTGTTTGTATTGTTGCTGCACGGATTTGTTGTCTATGGCCTCTTGTTAAAAATATTATCCGGCTTAAGCCCTATTATATTTTTCAAAAAGATGTGGAAAGTGGCGGTGTTTGCATTCAGTACGGCATCCAGCAATGCAACCTTGCCGGTCACTATGCGCACCGTTGAGCACGATCTGGGCGTGGACAATAAAGTCAGCAGTTTTTCTGTTCCCTTGGGTGCGACTATCAACATGGATGGCACCGCCATTATGCAGGGGGTTGCCACCGTATTTATTGCCCAGGTGTACAACATCGATATAGGTGTGTCCGGTTATTTGATGGTAATCCTGACCGCTACGCTCGCCTCCATTGGCACCGCCGGTGTGCCCAGTGTGGGCTTGGTGATGTTGGCGATGGTATTACAATCAGTTGGTTTGCCTGTTGAAGGGATTGCGTTGATTATCGGTGTCGATCGCTTGCTTGATATGGTGCGCACGGCAGTCAATGTGACGGGAGATGCAACTGTGTCAGTGATTGTGGCGAAGAGTGAAAATATGGTTGATAAAACGCGTTACGATGATATGAAACTCAATGCGGAAATTGATCCGGTGTAA
- the hisB gene encoding imidazoleglycerol-phosphate dehydratase HisB, translating into MSDRIAQVTRNTLETKISVSLNLDGAGKGVFNTGVPFLEHMMDQIARHGMIDLDVTCDGDTHIDDHHSVEDIGITIGQAIAKAVGDKKGIRRYGHAYVPLDEALSRVVIDFSGRPGLVMQIPFTQKRVGQFDVELFWEFFQGFVNHAGVTLHVDNLRGHNAHHQIETVFKAFGRALRMALEKDPRMEGITPSTKGTL; encoded by the coding sequence ATGTCCGACCGTATCGCTCAGGTCACGCGCAACACTCTTGAAACCAAAATCAGCGTTAGCCTCAATCTGGATGGTGCCGGTAAGGGTGTGTTTAACACCGGCGTTCCTTTTCTTGAGCACATGATGGATCAGATTGCCCGCCACGGCATGATTGATCTGGACGTGACCTGCGATGGCGACACCCATATCGACGACCATCACTCGGTAGAAGATATCGGCATCACTATTGGTCAGGCGATTGCCAAAGCAGTCGGCGACAAAAAAGGCATCCGCCGCTACGGCCATGCGTATGTGCCGCTCGATGAAGCGCTGTCGCGTGTGGTGATCGACTTTTCCGGCCGCCCCGGCTTGGTCATGCAGATCCCCTTTACGCAAAAGCGCGTCGGCCAGTTCGATGTAGAGCTGTTCTGGGAGTTTTTCCAAGGCTTCGTCAACCACGCCGGCGTCACCCTGCATGTGGATAACCTGCGCGGCCACAACGCGCACCATCAGATCGAAACCGTGTTTAAAGCCTTTGGCCGCGCCCTGCGTATGGCGTTGGAAAAAGATCCGCGCATGGAAGGCATTACGCCTTCTACCAAAGGAACCTTGTAA
- a CDS encoding chorismate lyase produces the protein MSKAAMPRPLSTRSWKPLRQLARQQRPQAVLQDWLADNGSLTARLVSLSQRQFAVKVLRQALGIPSLNERQALGMSRPQQALIREVILCGKGTPWVFARSILPLSSLTGSLRHLRQQGSRPLGAFLFSQPHLVRSAIAVARISRDHAYMPAELCGKGHLWGRRSVFYLHAKPLLVSEVFLPDFIALIQ, from the coding sequence TTGTCCAAGGCTGCGATGCCCCGCCCGCTTTCAACCCGTTCGTGGAAACCTCTCCGCCAACTTGCCCGCCAACAGCGCCCGCAAGCCGTGTTACAGGATTGGCTGGCCGATAACGGCTCGCTGACAGCGCGCCTCGTCTCATTAAGCCAGAGGCAGTTTGCAGTGAAAGTCTTGCGCCAGGCGCTTGGTATCCCGAGCTTGAATGAGCGCCAGGCGCTGGGTATGAGCCGCCCGCAGCAGGCGCTGATCCGCGAGGTGATACTCTGCGGCAAAGGAACCCCCTGGGTATTTGCGCGCAGTATTTTGCCGCTATCGAGCCTGACCGGATCACTGCGTCATCTGCGCCAACAAGGCAGCCGCCCGCTAGGCGCGTTTTTGTTCAGTCAGCCACACTTGGTGCGCAGCGCCATTGCAGTGGCGCGGATTAGCCGCGATCATGCCTATATGCCAGCCGAATTGTGCGGCAAGGGGCATCTGTGGGGGCGGCGTTCGGTGTTTTATCTACACGCCAAACCCCTGTTGGTCAGCGAAGTGTTTTTACCTGACTTTATCGCCCTGATTCAGTAG
- a CDS encoding lytic polysaccharide monooxygenase translates to MKKTMKACGISAVVLGSILVAGQAFAHGYVSSPKSRVIQCKDNGIENPTHPACIAAKAAGNGGLYTPQEVAVGGVRDNHEYFIPDGRLCSVGRSNLYGMDLARTDWPATNVSAGPLQFVWTNTAAHKTMYFRYYITREGYNHAQPLRWSDLELIHDSGKADQEQFSYHTVQMPPRTGRHIVYSVWQRDWERDAAEGFYQCIDVNYGGGGNSSVPASSSSVGSVASSSVGSSISNNTCAGLGIWNPTIAYQNPTQVQHNGKRYQANYWTQGNNPETSNGQYAHWLDLGACGGSTSSTPSSVAPSSSSRSSVASSVASSVASSVSTGNCTSPAYVNGATYATGAKVVNAGSEYQCTVGGWCTVGGPYAPGTGWAWQNAWSLVRSCN, encoded by the coding sequence GTGAAAAAGACAATGAAAGCATGCGGTATTTCCGCAGTCGTATTGGGCTCAATTCTGGTTGCAGGCCAGGCATTTGCCCACGGTTATGTATCTTCCCCAAAAAGCCGTGTGATCCAATGTAAGGACAACGGCATTGAGAACCCGACCCACCCAGCGTGTATCGCAGCGAAAGCAGCGGGCAACGGCGGTCTCTACACTCCACAAGAAGTGGCAGTGGGTGGTGTGCGTGACAACCACGAATACTTTATTCCGGATGGCCGTCTTTGCTCTGTAGGCCGCTCTAACCTGTACGGTATGGATCTGGCGCGCACCGACTGGCCAGCAACCAACGTAAGTGCAGGCCCACTGCAATTCGTGTGGACTAACACCGCTGCGCACAAAACCATGTACTTCCGTTACTACATCACCCGCGAAGGCTACAACCACGCGCAACCACTGCGCTGGTCTGACCTTGAATTGATCCACGATTCAGGTAAAGCTGATCAAGAACAATTCTCTTACCACACCGTTCAAATGCCACCACGTACTGGCCGTCACATTGTGTACAGCGTATGGCAACGTGACTGGGAAAGAGATGCGGCTGAAGGCTTCTATCAATGTATCGACGTAAACTACGGCGGTGGCGGTAACTCTTCTGTTCCTGCGTCGTCTTCTTCTGTAGGTTCTGTAGCAAGCTCATCTGTTGGCTCAAGCATTTCCAACAATACCTGTGCTGGTTTGGGTATCTGGAATCCAACTATCGCTTACCAAAACCCAACCCAAGTACAACACAACGGCAAGCGTTATCAGGCTAACTACTGGACTCAAGGCAACAACCCAGAGACCAGCAATGGCCAATACGCTCACTGGTTGGATCTAGGTGCGTGCGGTGGTTCAACTTCATCTACCCCATCCAGCGTTGCACCTAGCTCATCAAGCCGCTCAAGCGTAGCGTCTTCTGTTGCTTCATCAGTAGCATCATCTGTGTCTACCGGTAACTGTACTTCTCCTGCTTATGTAAACGGTGCTACTTACGCAACCGGCGCTAAAGTTGTTAACGCAGGTAGCGAGTATCAATGTACTGTTGGCGGCTGGTGTACTGTTGGCGGCCCATACGCACCAGGTACTGGCTGGGCATGGCAAAACGCATGGTCCTTGGTTCGCAGCTGTAACTAA
- the phoB gene encoding phosphate regulon transcriptional regulator PhoB — MTGRKILIVDDESAIRDMLRVALEMAEYQVMEASNAQDAHGLIIDEKPDLILLDWMMPGTSGIELARRLKRDEVTANTPIIMLTAKGEEDNKIQGLEVGADDYITKPFSPRELVARLKAVLRRADPQINSAPITVQGLCLDPASHRVTINNQSVDMGPTEYRLLEFFLTHQERAYTRSQLLDHVWGGNVYVEERTVDVHIRRLRKALTVDGHEDLIQTVRGTGYRFSTRIEA, encoded by the coding sequence ATGACTGGTCGCAAAATCCTGATCGTTGACGATGAATCCGCAATCCGCGACATGCTGCGTGTGGCGCTGGAAATGGCCGAATACCAGGTAATGGAGGCAAGCAATGCGCAGGATGCCCACGGCCTGATCATTGATGAAAAACCAGACTTGATTCTGCTCGACTGGATGATGCCCGGCACCAGCGGTATTGAACTGGCGCGCCGTTTAAAACGCGACGAAGTCACCGCCAACACCCCCATCATTATGCTCACCGCCAAAGGCGAGGAAGACAACAAGATCCAGGGGCTGGAAGTGGGTGCCGATGATTACATCACCAAGCCTTTTTCCCCGCGTGAACTGGTTGCCCGCTTGAAAGCCGTGTTGCGCCGCGCTGATCCGCAAATCAACTCAGCACCGATCACCGTACAAGGCCTGTGCCTTGACCCCGCCAGCCACCGCGTCACCATCAATAACCAGTCGGTGGATATGGGGCCAACCGAATATCGTTTACTGGAATTTTTCCTGACCCATCAGGAAAGAGCCTATACTCGCAGCCAGTTACTGGATCACGTCTGGGGCGGCAATGTGTATGTGGAAGAGCGCACGGTCGATGTGCATATCCGTCGCCTGCGCAAAGCCCTGACCGTGGATGGCCACGAAGACCTGATCCAGACAGTGCGCGGTACGGGCTATCGTTTTTCTACTCGTATTGAAGCCTGA
- a CDS encoding DUF2141 domain-containing protein: MRLINKLAGAGLLVCALPAMAHELVVNVGNIASTDGHLLVAVYNQQTHYDNNSQRVAVQKVKMTGDSMRVVLGDLPAGEYAVKLFQDENDNGSIDMNAMGIPTEPYGFSNNGGMFGPPSFDDAKIQLNQPTEIEIQLR, encoded by the coding sequence ATGCGGTTGATCAATAAATTGGCAGGTGCAGGATTGTTGGTATGCGCGCTGCCCGCTATGGCGCACGAGTTGGTGGTGAATGTGGGTAACATCGCCTCAACAGACGGTCATTTGCTAGTGGCGGTTTATAACCAACAAACGCACTACGACAACAACAGCCAGCGCGTGGCAGTGCAAAAAGTGAAAATGACTGGTGACAGTATGCGGGTTGTGCTGGGCGATCTTCCGGCGGGTGAATACGCGGTGAAGTTGTTTCAGGATGAGAACGATAATGGCAGTATCGATATGAATGCGATGGGTATCCCCACCGAACCCTATGGGTTTTCCAACAATGGCGGGATGTTTGGCCCACCGTCATTTGACGATGCGAAAATACAGCTTAATCAACCGACTGAAATTGAAATCCAGCTGCGCTAA
- the phoR gene encoding phosphate regulon sensor histidine kinase PhoR produces the protein MLKGFSAELQRILIILAICSLIGFFSDNYSLWMLIGCSSYIVWMLWQIRRLNQWLVRQDSQNPPEASGIWGQIFDNIYQLQRDQRLEKENLQAVIKRIQEISSSLKDGLIILDARGHLDFWNPAAHRMLALNTKDQGQSVINFIRHPKFVAYFEEGKYEEPLELPSPRFASKHLQFQITPFGKNERLIVVRDITQVHNLEKMRQDFVANVSHELRTPLTVINGYVETLADNNTIPSWNKPLQQMLQQAKRMSLLINDLLVLSKLETTEAGHNHKPINIEQLLTIIKSEAEVLSKEKNQQLTLICNNTTKPLLLPGNEKELHSAFSNLVTNAIKYTLADGKVSMLLWQDQKNVYVSVSDNGPGIEAQHIPRLTERFYRVDASRNSGTGGTGLGLAIVKHVLMRHEAELKITSEPGKGSVFMCVFPLPQ, from the coding sequence TTGTTAAAAGGTTTTAGCGCTGAACTCCAGCGCATTCTTATCATCCTCGCCATTTGCAGCCTGATTGGCTTCTTCAGCGATAATTATTCGCTGTGGATGCTGATTGGCTGCTCCAGTTATATCGTCTGGATGCTCTGGCAAATCCGCCGCCTCAACCAATGGCTGGTACGGCAGGACAGCCAAAATCCACCAGAAGCCAGCGGCATCTGGGGGCAAATTTTCGACAACATCTATCAATTGCAGCGCGACCAGCGCCTTGAAAAAGAAAACCTGCAAGCGGTGATCAAACGCATCCAGGAAATCAGCTCATCACTGAAAGACGGCTTGATCATTTTGGATGCGCGCGGCCATCTGGACTTCTGGAACCCCGCTGCCCATCGCATGCTGGCGCTCAACACCAAAGACCAGGGGCAGTCGGTAATCAACTTTATCCGTCACCCCAAATTTGTCGCCTATTTTGAAGAGGGCAAATACGAAGAACCGCTTGAGCTGCCGTCGCCCCGCTTTGCCTCCAAGCATCTGCAATTTCAGATTACCCCATTCGGTAAAAACGAACGCTTGATCGTCGTGCGCGATATCACCCAGGTGCACAATCTGGAAAAAATGCGGCAAGACTTTGTGGCCAACGTGTCCCACGAGTTGCGCACGCCGCTCACGGTGATCAACGGCTACGTAGAAACGCTGGCCGATAACAACACCATCCCCAGCTGGAATAAGCCCTTGCAGCAGATGTTGCAGCAGGCCAAACGCATGTCGCTGCTGATCAACGATTTGCTGGTGCTGTCCAAACTGGAAACCACCGAAGCGGGTCACAACCACAAGCCGATTAATATCGAGCAGCTGCTGACGATTATCAAAAGTGAAGCGGAAGTGCTCAGCAAAGAAAAAAACCAGCAGCTGACTCTGATCTGCAACAACACCACCAAGCCTTTGTTGTTACCGGGCAATGAAAAAGAATTGCACAGCGCCTTTTCCAATCTGGTCACTAACGCGATCAAATACACACTCGCCGACGGCAAAGTGAGCATGCTGCTCTGGCAAGACCAAAAAAATGTCTATGTCTCGGTGAGCGATAACGGCCCCGGTATTGAAGCGCAGCATATCCCGCGTTTGACCGAGCGCTTTTATCGTGTCGATGCCAGCAGAAATAGTGGGACGGGTGGAACAGGTCTGGGATTGGCGATTGTGAAGCACGTATTGATGCGCCATGAGGCCGAACTGAAAATCACCAGCGAACCCGGCAAAGGCAGTGTGTTCATGTGTGTCTTCCCTTTGCCGCAATAA
- a CDS encoding HU family DNA-binding protein → MHKTDIVVALANNSDLGVNKADLVVSAFIEQITNALARGESVALLGFGTFNVSERAAREGRNPQTGATIQIAASKTVTFKAGKALKDAVNE, encoded by the coding sequence ATGCATAAGACCGACATAGTAGTGGCTTTGGCCAATAATTCTGATCTGGGTGTCAATAAAGCGGATCTGGTGGTTTCGGCTTTTATCGAGCAAATTACCAATGCACTGGCGCGTGGTGAATCAGTGGCCTTGTTGGGGTTTGGCACCTTTAATGTGAGTGAGCGCGCCGCGCGTGAAGGCCGCAATCCGCAAACCGGCGCAACCATCCAGATCGCCGCCAGCAAAACTGTCACCTTCAAAGCAGGCAAAGCCCTGAAAGACGCAGTGAACGAATAA
- the hisH gene encoding imidazole glycerol phosphate synthase subunit HisH: MTDAPVTTPRQTVAVIDYGMGNLHSVKSALEHVAPEQHVVVTSDPAVVAAADRVVFPGVGAIRDCMAEIKRLGFDTLLREQIATGKPVLGICVGMQALMDHSEENGGVDCIGILPGKVRFFGENHTDSTGAHLKVPHMGWNQVHHNDHPLWDGIPQDSRFYFVHSYCVIADDASLVAATCDYGFQFHAALNRGNLFVAQFHPEKSHTVGLQLLKNFLHWDGKA; the protein is encoded by the coding sequence ATGACCGATGCGCCAGTAACTACGCCAAGACAAACAGTCGCCGTGATCGATTACGGCATGGGTAACCTGCATTCGGTCAAAAGCGCCCTTGAGCATGTCGCCCCCGAGCAGCATGTGGTAGTGACTTCCGACCCGGCCGTGGTTGCCGCGGCTGATCGCGTGGTGTTTCCGGGTGTGGGTGCGATCCGCGATTGCATGGCAGAAATTAAACGCCTTGGGTTCGACACATTGCTGCGCGAGCAAATCGCCACTGGCAAGCCGGTGCTGGGGATTTGTGTGGGTATGCAAGCATTGATGGATCACAGCGAAGAAAATGGCGGTGTTGATTGCATTGGCATCTTGCCGGGAAAAGTCCGCTTTTTCGGCGAAAACCATACTGATAGCACTGGCGCGCATTTAAAAGTGCCGCACATGGGCTGGAATCAGGTGCATCATAATGATCACCCGCTCTGGGATGGTATCCCGCAAGATAGCCGTTTCTATTTTGTGCACAGTTATTGCGTAATCGCCGACGATGCCAGCTTGGTTGCTGCAACTTGTGACTATGGCTTTCAATTTCATGCCGCGCTAAACCGCGGGAATTTATTTGTGGCGCAATTCCACCCGGAAAAGAGTCATACCGTTGGCCTGCAGCTGTTAAAGAATTTTTTACATTGGGATGGCAAAGCCTGA
- the ubiA gene encoding 4-hydroxybenzoate octaprenyltransferase produces the protein MRMDRPIGTLLLLWPTLWSLWIAAKGVPSIKNLVIFTLGVIVMRAAGCVINDFADRKIDGKVKRTKDRPLATGAVSSKEALGLFIALCMIAFGLVLMTDPLTIKLSVGGLILAFCYPFMKRHTHLPQVVLGAAFAWGIPMAYAAQAGELHHGMWLIYLAVVLWTVAYDTFYAMVDRDDDLKIGVKSTAILFGEQDRLMTGVLQVMALYALLLVGERFELGAAYFLGLAVAGALFVYQQWLIRFRKREDCFKAFLNNNWVGAAVFAGIAADYALR, from the coding sequence ATGCGTATGGATCGCCCTATCGGAACTTTGCTCTTGCTCTGGCCGACGCTATGGAGCTTGTGGATTGCCGCCAAGGGTGTGCCCAGCATCAAAAATCTGGTGATTTTTACTTTGGGTGTGATTGTGATGCGCGCTGCAGGCTGCGTGATTAATGATTTTGCCGACCGCAAGATCGACGGCAAGGTCAAGCGCACTAAAGACCGGCCGCTCGCGACCGGTGCAGTATCCAGCAAAGAGGCGCTTGGCTTGTTTATCGCGCTCTGCATGATTGCGTTCGGGCTGGTGCTGATGACCGATCCACTCACGATCAAGCTGTCCGTTGGCGGGCTGATTCTGGCTTTCTGTTATCCGTTTATGAAACGCCACACCCATTTGCCACAAGTGGTGCTCGGGGCTGCATTTGCATGGGGAATCCCTATGGCCTATGCCGCGCAAGCCGGGGAGTTGCATCATGGTATGTGGCTGATTTACCTCGCGGTGGTGCTCTGGACAGTCGCCTACGACACCTTTTACGCGATGGTTGACCGCGACGACGACTTGAAAATCGGCGTGAAATCCACCGCCATTTTGTTTGGTGAGCAAGACCGGCTGATGACCGGGGTGCTGCAGGTGATGGCGCTTTACGCGCTGTTACTTGTTGGGGAGCGCTTTGAATTAGGCGCTGCTTACTTCCTTGGGCTTGCGGTTGCGGGAGCGCTTTTTGTGTATCAACAATGGTTAATCCGCTTTCGCAAACGCGAGGACTGCTTCAAGGCGTTTTTGAACAACAATTGGGTTGGTGCGGCGGTGTTTGCGGGTATTGCTGCCGATTACGCATTGCGCTAG
- the hisA gene encoding 1-(5-phosphoribosyl)-5-[(5-phosphoribosylamino)methylideneamino]imidazole-4-carboxamide isomerase codes for MLIIPAIDLKDGQCVRLRQGLMDDSTVFSDDPVAMAAQWVQQGCRRLHLVDLNGAFEGKPVNGGVVTAIAKAYPTLPIQIGGGIRSAETIEYYLNAGVQYVIIGTKAVKEPQFVTDMCKQFPGHIIVGLDAKDGWVATDGWAEVSNVQASELAKRFEQDGVSSIVYTDIARDGMMQGVNVQATVAMAQASSIPVIASGGITNMDDIIALKAEAHKGICGAITGRAIYEGTLSMAEAQAYCDAN; via the coding sequence ATGTTAATTATCCCTGCAATTGATTTAAAAGATGGCCAATGCGTTCGCTTGCGCCAGGGTTTGATGGACGATTCCACCGTTTTCTCCGATGATCCCGTCGCGATGGCGGCACAATGGGTGCAACAAGGCTGCCGCCGTTTGCATCTGGTTGATTTGAACGGTGCATTCGAAGGCAAGCCAGTCAACGGCGGTGTGGTTACTGCCATCGCCAAAGCCTATCCGACCTTACCGATCCAGATCGGCGGTGGTATTCGCAGCGCGGAAACCATTGAGTACTACCTGAATGCGGGTGTGCAGTACGTGATTATCGGCACCAAAGCGGTGAAAGAGCCGCAGTTTGTGACCGACATGTGTAAACAATTCCCCGGCCACATCATCGTCGGCCTGGATGCCAAAGACGGCTGGGTAGCCACCGACGGCTGGGCAGAAGTCTCAAATGTCCAAGCCTCTGAACTTGCCAAACGCTTTGAGCAAGACGGCGTAAGCAGCATCGTCTACACCGACATCGCGCGCGACGGCATGATGCAAGGCGTGAACGTGCAGGCGACTGTCGCCATGGCACAGGCTTCCAGCATCCCGGTTATCGCCTCTGGCGGCATTACCAATATGGATGACATCATCGCGCTCAAAGCCGAAGCCCATAAGGGCATCTGCGGTGCCATCACCGGCCGAGCTATTTACGAAGGCACACTTAGCATGGCGGAAGCGCAGGCTTACTGCGATGCGAATTAA